Proteins encoded together in one Oceanobacillus iheyensis HTE831 window:
- the rpsL gene encoding 30S ribosomal protein S12 translates to MPTINQLVRKGRVSKTKKSDSPALNKGYNSFKKRMTDQNAPQKRGVCTRVGTLTPKKPNSALRKYARVRLSNNMEVTAYIPGIGHNLQEHSVVLIRGGRVKDLPGVRYHIVRGALDTAGVEGRKQGRSKYGTKRPKK, encoded by the coding sequence ATGCCTACTATTAATCAGCTAGTGCGTAAAGGCCGTGTCAGCAAAACAAAAAAATCTGACTCTCCTGCACTTAACAAAGGCTACAACAGCTTTAAGAAGAGAATGACTGATCAAAACGCTCCTCAAAAGCGTGGTGTATGTACTCGTGTTGGTACGCTTACTCCAAAGAAACCAAACTCTGCACTTCGTAAATATGCACGTGTGCGTTTGTCTAACAACATGGAAGTAACTGCATACATTCCTGGAATTGGTCACAACCTTCAAGAGCACAGCGTTGTACTAATCCGTGGCGGTCGTGTAAAAGACTTACCGGGTGTGCGTTACCATATTGTACGTGGAGCGCTTGACACTGCAGGTGTTGAAGGCCGTAAACAAGGGCGTTCCAAGTACGGAACGAAAAGACCTAAAAAGTAA
- the rpsJ gene encoding 30S ribosomal protein S10 encodes MAKEKIRIRLKAYDHRILDQSAEKIVDTAKRSGAKVSGPIPLPTEKSVYTVLRAVHKYKDSREQFEMRTHKRLIDILEPTPKTVDALMRLDLPSGVDIEIKL; translated from the coding sequence ATGGCAAAAGAGAAAATCAGAATCCGTTTAAAAGCATATGATCACCGTATTTTAGATCAATCTGCTGAAAAAATCGTGGATACTGCGAAACGTTCCGGTGCGAAAGTGTCTGGTCCGATTCCATTACCAACTGAGAAATCTGTTTATACAGTTTTGCGTGCGGTACACAAGTACAAAGACTCTCGTGAGCAATTTGAGATGCGCACACATAAACGTTTAATCGATATTCTCGAGCCTACACCAAAAACTGTTGATGCGCTAATGCGTCTAGACTTACCATCTGGTGTAGATATTGAAATTAAATTATAA
- the rplW gene encoding 50S ribosomal protein L23 yields MKDLRDVIKRPVITEHSADLMAEKKYTFEVSPKANKTEIKDAVETIFGVKVEKVNTMNQKGKFKRMGRYGGYRPNRKKAVVQLTADSKELDFFEA; encoded by the coding sequence ATGAAAGATCTACGCGATGTAATTAAACGCCCTGTCATCACGGAACATTCCGCTGACTTAATGGCAGAGAAAAAATATACGTTTGAAGTATCTCCAAAAGCAAACAAAACTGAAATCAAAGATGCAGTAGAAACGATCTTTGGTGTTAAAGTTGAAAAAGTAAACACAATGAATCAAAAAGGTAAATTTAAGCGAATGGGCCGTTACGGTGGATATCGTCCAAATCGCAAAAAAGCTGTAGTTCAACTAACAGCTGACAGCAAAGAATTAGATTTCTTTGAAGCTTAA
- the fusA gene encoding elongation factor G, translated as MAREFSLEKTRNIGIMAHIDAGKTTTTERILFYTGRIHKIGETHEGASQMDWMEQEQERGITITSAATTAAWRDHRINIIDTPGHVDFTVEVERSLRVLDGAVTVLDAQSGVEPQTETVWRQATTYGVPRIVFINKMDKTGADFLYSTGTLKERLGANAHPIQMPIGAEDEFHGIIDLITMDAYFYLDDLGQRSETREIPAEYKDEAEELRASLIEAVAETDEELMMKYLEGEEISNDELKTAIRQATLNVDFYPVLCGSAFKNKGVQLMLDAVLDYLPAPTDVPPIEGIIPGTEEKVTRPSSDDEPFSALAFKVMTDPYVGKLTFFRVYSGTLDSGSYVKNSVKDKRERVGRILQMHANSREEISRAYSGEIAAAVGLKDTSTGDTLCDEKNLVILESMDFPEPVISVAIEPETKADQDKMAIALSKLAEEDPTFRTETNPETGQTIISGMGELHLDIIVDRLKREFKVGAQVGAPQVSYRETFRGSAEVEGKFVRQSGGRGQFGHVWVKFEPNEEGAGFEFENKIVGGVVPREYIPAVQQGIQESMENGVLAGYPLIDIKATLYDGSYHDVDSNEMAFKVAASMALKAAKNKCKPVLLEPMMRVEVVVPEEYMGDIMGDVTSRRGRVEGMEARGTAQVVKAFVPLSEMFGYATALRSNTQGRGVYTMHFDHYEETPKSITEEIIKKNAGE; from the coding sequence ATGGCTAGAGAGTTCTCCTTGGAAAAGACGCGTAATATTGGTATTATGGCCCACATTGATGCGGGTAAAACAACCACTACTGAGCGTATTCTTTTCTATACAGGACGCATTCACAAAATTGGTGAAACTCACGAAGGTGCTTCTCAAATGGACTGGATGGAGCAAGAGCAAGAACGTGGTATTACAATCACTTCTGCTGCGACAACAGCTGCTTGGAGAGACCACCGTATTAACATCATCGATACTCCGGGACACGTAGACTTCACTGTAGAAGTTGAGCGTTCCCTGCGTGTACTTGATGGTGCGGTGACTGTACTAGATGCACAATCTGGGGTGGAGCCACAAACTGAAACAGTATGGCGCCAAGCAACAACTTATGGTGTTCCACGTATCGTATTCATCAATAAAATGGATAAAACAGGTGCGGACTTCTTGTATTCTACAGGTACATTAAAAGAGCGCCTAGGTGCTAATGCACATCCGATTCAGATGCCAATTGGTGCTGAAGATGAGTTTCACGGAATCATTGACTTAATCACAATGGATGCTTACTTCTATTTAGATGATTTAGGTCAACGTTCCGAAACACGTGAAATTCCTGCTGAGTACAAAGACGAAGCAGAAGAGTTACGTGCAAGCTTAATCGAAGCTGTTGCAGAAACTGACGAAGAACTTATGATGAAATATCTTGAAGGAGAAGAAATCTCCAACGATGAATTGAAAACTGCTATTCGTCAAGCAACTCTTAATGTTGATTTTTATCCAGTACTTTGCGGTTCAGCATTTAAGAACAAAGGTGTTCAGTTAATGCTAGACGCAGTACTTGATTATCTACCTGCACCAACAGATGTACCTCCAATCGAAGGTATCATCCCTGGTACAGAGGAAAAAGTAACTCGTCCATCTTCTGATGATGAGCCTTTCTCTGCATTAGCTTTCAAAGTAATGACAGACCCTTATGTAGGTAAACTTACATTCTTCCGTGTGTACTCTGGAACATTAGATTCTGGTTCATACGTGAAAAACTCAGTAAAAGATAAGCGTGAGCGTGTAGGACGTATTCTACAAATGCACGCTAACTCTCGAGAAGAAATCTCTAGAGCATATTCAGGTGAAATTGCTGCAGCAGTTGGTTTGAAAGATACTTCTACAGGGGATACTCTTTGTGATGAGAAGAACCTTGTTATCTTAGAGTCTATGGACTTCCCAGAACCAGTTATCTCTGTTGCGATTGAACCAGAAACTAAAGCTGACCAAGATAAAATGGCAATTGCTTTATCTAAGTTAGCTGAAGAGGATCCAACTTTCCGTACTGAAACTAACCCAGAAACTGGTCAAACAATTATCTCAGGTATGGGTGAACTTCACCTTGATATCATTGTTGACCGTTTGAAGCGTGAGTTTAAAGTAGGAGCTCAAGTAGGGGCACCTCAAGTTTCTTATCGTGAAACATTCCGTGGTTCTGCTGAAGTCGAAGGTAAATTCGTACGTCAGTCTGGTGGACGCGGACAATTCGGTCACGTTTGGGTTAAATTCGAACCAAACGAAGAAGGCGCTGGATTTGAATTTGAAAACAAAATTGTTGGTGGTGTAGTTCCTCGTGAATACATTCCGGCAGTTCAACAAGGTATCCAAGAGTCTATGGAAAATGGGGTTCTTGCAGGATATCCGTTGATCGATATCAAAGCAACACTTTATGATGGTAGCTACCATGATGTCGACTCAAACGAGATGGCATTTAAAGTTGCAGCATCTATGGCGCTAAAAGCTGCTAAAAACAAATGTAAACCAGTTCTTCTTGAACCAATGATGAGAGTTGAAGTTGTTGTTCCTGAAGAATACATGGGAGACATTATGGGTGACGTAACATCCCGTCGTGGACGCGTAGAAGGTATGGAAGCACGCGGTACAGCACAAGTTGTTAAAGCGTTCGTACCACTTTCAGAAATGTTTGGTTATGCAACTGCCCTACGTTCGAACACACAAGGTCGCGGTGTTTACACAATGCACTTTGATCACTACGAAGAAACACCGAAAAGCATTACTGAAGAAATTATTAAGAAAAATGCTGGTGAATAA
- the rpsG gene encoding 30S ribosomal protein S7, translating into MPRKGPVPKRDVLPDPLYKSKLVTRLINQIMVDGKRGKAQKILYNAFELVAERSGQNAMEVFEQAMKNVMPVLEVRARRVGGSNYQVPVEVRPERRQALGLRYIVNYSRLRGEKTMEERLANEILDASNNTGAAVKRREDMHKMAEANKAFAHYRW; encoded by the coding sequence ATGCCTCGTAAAGGACCAGTACCAAAACGTGATGTATTGCCAGATCCGCTTTATAAATCTAAGTTAGTAACTCGCTTAATTAACCAAATTATGGTTGATGGAAAGCGTGGAAAAGCACAAAAAATTCTTTATAATGCGTTTGAATTAGTCGCTGAAAGAAGTGGACAAAACGCTATGGAAGTTTTTGAGCAAGCTATGAAAAACGTAATGCCTGTACTTGAAGTTCGTGCACGCCGTGTAGGTGGGTCTAACTATCAAGTACCAGTAGAGGTTCGCCCAGAACGTCGTCAAGCATTAGGACTACGCTATATTGTTAACTATTCACGCTTACGCGGAGAGAAAACAATGGAAGAACGTCTTGCTAATGAAATTCTTGATGCTTCTAACAACACAGGAGCTGCTGTTAAGAGACGCGAAGATATGCATAAAATGGCAGAAGCGAACAAAGCATTCGCTCACTACCGTTGGTAA
- the rplB gene encoding 50S ribosomal protein L2, whose product MAIKKFKPTSNGRRNMSVSDFAEITTDTPEKSLLSPIRKRGGRNNQGKLTVRHQGGGHKRQYRIIDFKRDKDGIPGRVATIEYDPNRSANIALVHYADGEKRYIIAPKGIKVGQEIESGENADIKLGNALPLGSIPVGTVIHNIELKPGRGGQIARSAGAEAQILGREEKYTLVRLSSGEVRLILTTCRATIGQVGNIEHELVRVGKAGRSRWKGIRPTVRGSVMNPNDHPHGGGEGRAPIGRKSPMSPWGKPTLGYKTRQRNKPSDKYIVRKRKK is encoded by the coding sequence ATGGCGATTAAAAAATTCAAACCAACCTCTAACGGTAGACGTAATATGTCTGTGTCAGATTTCGCAGAGATTACTACAGATACTCCAGAGAAATCCCTACTAAGCCCAATCAGAAAACGCGGCGGACGTAACAACCAAGGGAAATTAACGGTTCGTCATCAAGGCGGCGGTCATAAACGTCAATACCGTATCATCGATTTCAAACGTGATAAAGATGGTATACCAGGACGCGTTGCTACAATCGAATATGATCCAAATCGTTCAGCGAACATTGCTTTAGTTCACTATGCTGACGGTGAAAAGCGTTATATCATTGCTCCTAAAGGAATTAAAGTAGGGCAAGAAATCGAGTCTGGCGAAAATGCTGATATTAAACTAGGAAATGCATTACCACTTGGAAGCATCCCAGTAGGTACTGTTATCCATAATATCGAATTAAAACCAGGTCGTGGTGGACAGATTGCACGTTCTGCTGGTGCAGAAGCACAGATCTTAGGACGTGAAGAAAAGTACACTCTTGTAAGACTTTCTTCAGGAGAAGTTCGTTTAATCTTAACTACTTGCCGTGCTACAATTGGCCAGGTTGGTAATATTGAACATGAACTAGTACGTGTAGGTAAAGCTGGACGCTCTCGTTGGAAAGGAATTCGTCCAACTGTACGTGGTTCTGTTATGAACCCTAACGATCACCCACACGGTGGTGGTGAAGGACGTGCGCCAATCGGACGTAAATCACCAATGTCACCATGGGGCAAACCAACACTTGGTTACAAAACGCGTCAGCGTAATAAACCATCTGATAAGTATATCGTTCGTAAACGTAAAAAATAA
- the rplC gene encoding 50S ribosomal protein L3, translating to MTKGILGRKIGMTQLFSDNGELIPVTVIQAEPNVVLQKKTLENDGYEALQIGFADKKESRTNKAEKGHAEKAGTAPKRYVREIRGAEVNSFEVGQEIKVDIFESGEKIDVTGTSKGKGFQGVIKRHGQQRGPTTHGSHFHRAPGAMGVIDPMRVFKGKKLPGHMGSEQVTIQNLEVVSVDTDKNLLLIKGNVPGAKKSYVKITSAVKGN from the coding sequence ATGACGAAAGGAATCTTAGGTCGTAAAATCGGCATGACTCAGCTATTCTCTGATAATGGAGAGCTAATTCCAGTAACAGTAATTCAAGCTGAGCCAAATGTTGTATTGCAAAAGAAAACATTAGAAAATGATGGTTACGAAGCGTTACAAATCGGTTTTGCTGATAAAAAGGAATCACGTACTAATAAAGCGGAAAAAGGTCATGCTGAGAAAGCAGGCACTGCCCCTAAGCGCTACGTTCGTGAAATCCGTGGCGCAGAGGTTAATAGCTTTGAAGTTGGGCAAGAGATCAAAGTCGACATCTTTGAGTCTGGAGAAAAAATCGATGTAACTGGTACATCTAAAGGGAAAGGTTTCCAGGGTGTAATTAAGCGTCATGGTCAACAACGTGGACCAACTACACACGGTTCTCATTTCCATAGAGCTCCAGGTGCAATGGGTGTAATTGATCCAATGCGTGTATTCAAAGGTAAAAAACTACCAGGTCACATGGGTTCTGAACAAGTAACGATCCAAAACCTTGAAGTTGTAAGTGTAGATACGGATAAGAATCTACTACTAATTAAAGGTAACGTGCCTGGCGCGAAAAAATCTTACGTTAAAATCACAAGTGCAGTAAAAGGTAACTAA
- the rpoC gene encoding DNA-directed RNA polymerase subunit beta': MLDVNNFEYMKIGLASPEKIRSWSYGEVKKPETINYRTLKPEKDGLFCERIFGPQKDWECHCGKYKRVRYKGVVCDRCGVEVTKAKVRRERMGHIELAAPVSHIWYFKGIPSRMGLVLDMSPRALEEVIYFAAYIVTDPGSTPLEKKQLLSEKEFRSYYDKYGNTFKAQMGAEAIRKLLQDIDLEKEVDALREELKSAQGQRRTRAIKRLEVMEAFRNSGNESSWMILDVLPVIPPEIRPMVQLDGGRFATSDLNDLYRRVINRNNRLKRLLDLGAPSIIVQNEKRMLQEAVDALIDNGRRGRPVTGPGNRPLKSLSHMLKGKQGRFRQNLLGKRVDYSGRSVIVVGPHLKMYQCGLPREMALELFKPFIMKELVSRGLAHNIKSAKRKIERVHPDVWDVLEDVIKEHPVLLNRAPTLHRLGIQAFEPTLVDGRAIRLHPLVCTAYNADFDGDQMAVHVPLGAEAQAEARILMLAAQNILNPKDGKPVVTPSQDMVLGNYYLTLERENAIGEGSYFKDTNEALIAYQTGYAHLHTRVAVQASSLNNKTFTEEQNNKLLLTTVGKLIFNEILPDSFPYINEPTQLNLEEKTPENYFVDPGTSIKEEIQSRELVKPFKKGFLGDIIAEVFKRFQITETSKMLDRMKDLGFSYSTKAGMTVGISDIVVLAEKQGILDEAQTKVDKVLKQFRRGLITEEERYDRVIAIWSEAKDVIQDKLMGSLSNRNPIFMMSDSGARGNASNFTQLAGMRGLMADPAGKIIEIPIKSSFREGLTVMEYFISTHGARKGLADTALKTADSGYLTRRLVDVAQDVIIREDDCGTDRGLTVSALEEGSEVIEPLIDRLIGRTSFENVKHPETGEVIVEKNELISEDQAKTIVESGIQEVIIRSAFTCNTKHGVCQKCYGRNLATGSDVEVGEAVGIIAAQSIGEPGTQLTMRTFHTGGVAGDDITQGLPRIQELFEARNPKGQAVITEIDGTVLEFKEVKDKQEIVVQGEVEQRSYAVPYNARMKVSIGDTVEAGQELTEGSVDPKELLQIKGVEGVQDYLLKEVQRVYRMQGVEIGDKHVEVMVRQMLRKIRVVSSGDTEVLPGSLLELHQFKEANHKVLMEEGEPATGRPVLLGITKASLETDSFLSAASFQETTRVLTDAAIKGKRDELLGLKENVIIGKLVPAGTGMPQYRNLESGLDMPESAEESSEEETQTV; encoded by the coding sequence TTGTTGGATGTAAATAATTTTGAGTACATGAAAATAGGTCTCGCATCACCTGAAAAGATTCGTTCTTGGTCATACGGTGAAGTTAAAAAGCCGGAAACGATTAACTATCGTACATTGAAGCCAGAAAAAGACGGTCTTTTCTGTGAGCGTATTTTTGGACCACAGAAGGACTGGGAATGTCATTGTGGTAAATACAAGCGCGTCCGTTATAAAGGCGTTGTTTGTGATCGTTGTGGAGTAGAAGTAACAAAAGCGAAAGTACGTCGTGAACGAATGGGACATATCGAGTTAGCCGCTCCTGTGTCACACATTTGGTATTTCAAAGGAATCCCGAGTCGTATGGGATTAGTATTGGATATGTCACCGCGTGCGCTAGAAGAAGTTATTTACTTTGCAGCATATATCGTTACAGATCCAGGAAGTACACCACTCGAGAAAAAACAATTGCTTTCTGAAAAAGAATTCCGTTCTTATTATGATAAGTACGGCAATACATTTAAAGCGCAAATGGGTGCAGAAGCGATCCGTAAACTTCTTCAAGATATTGATCTTGAAAAAGAAGTTGATGCTTTAAGAGAAGAATTGAAATCTGCGCAAGGACAGCGTAGAACAAGAGCAATCAAACGTTTAGAAGTTATGGAAGCATTCCGTAATTCTGGTAATGAATCTAGCTGGATGATTTTAGACGTTCTTCCAGTAATTCCTCCAGAAATACGTCCAATGGTTCAATTGGATGGTGGACGTTTTGCGACTTCTGATTTAAATGATCTATATCGTAGGGTGATTAATCGTAATAATCGTTTGAAGCGTCTTCTTGATTTAGGTGCTCCTAGCATCATCGTTCAAAACGAAAAACGTATGCTACAAGAAGCTGTAGATGCGTTGATTGATAATGGTCGTCGTGGCCGTCCTGTTACAGGACCAGGAAACCGCCCATTAAAATCTCTTTCCCACATGTTGAAAGGGAAGCAAGGTCGTTTCCGTCAAAATCTACTTGGTAAGCGTGTTGACTACTCCGGTCGTTCCGTTATCGTCGTAGGACCTCATTTGAAAATGTATCAATGTGGTTTACCAAGAGAGATGGCACTAGAATTATTTAAACCATTTATTATGAAAGAGCTTGTTTCTAGAGGATTAGCTCATAATATTAAATCAGCAAAACGTAAGATTGAGCGTGTACACCCAGATGTATGGGATGTGCTGGAAGATGTTATTAAAGAACATCCAGTACTTCTAAATCGTGCACCTACACTTCACCGTCTAGGAATTCAGGCGTTTGAGCCAACACTTGTAGATGGGCGTGCAATTCGTCTGCATCCACTTGTATGTACTGCTTATAACGCAGACTTTGATGGTGACCAAATGGCGGTTCACGTACCACTTGGTGCGGAAGCACAAGCAGAAGCGCGAATCTTAATGTTGGCTGCCCAAAATATTCTAAATCCAAAAGACGGTAAACCAGTAGTTACACCATCACAGGATATGGTATTAGGTAACTATTACCTAACATTGGAGCGCGAAAATGCTATCGGTGAAGGGTCTTACTTTAAAGATACAAACGAAGCATTAATTGCATACCAAACTGGTTATGCTCACCTGCATACTCGTGTTGCTGTTCAAGCGTCAAGCTTAAATAACAAAACATTTACAGAAGAGCAAAACAATAAATTGTTACTAACTACTGTAGGTAAATTAATCTTTAATGAGATTCTTCCGGATTCATTCCCGTATATCAATGAGCCGACACAGTTGAATCTTGAAGAAAAAACACCAGAGAATTACTTTGTTGATCCAGGTACTTCCATTAAAGAAGAGATCCAAAGTCGTGAACTTGTCAAACCATTTAAAAAAGGTTTCTTAGGAGATATCATTGCTGAAGTCTTCAAACGATTCCAGATCACAGAGACTTCAAAAATGCTTGACCGTATGAAAGACTTAGGATTTAGTTATTCTACGAAAGCAGGAATGACAGTTGGTATTTCTGACATCGTTGTACTTGCTGAAAAACAAGGTATTTTAGATGAAGCTCAAACTAAAGTGGATAAAGTACTCAAGCAGTTCCGTCGTGGTTTAATTACTGAAGAAGAACGTTATGATCGAGTAATTGCTATTTGGTCTGAGGCTAAAGACGTTATTCAAGATAAATTGATGGGATCCTTGAGTAACCGAAACCCTATCTTTATGATGAGTGATTCAGGTGCTCGTGGTAACGCATCTAACTTCACGCAGCTTGCTGGTATGCGTGGATTGATGGCCGATCCAGCTGGTAAAATCATCGAAATACCAATTAAATCAAGTTTCCGTGAAGGCTTAACTGTAATGGAATACTTTATTTCCACACACGGTGCGCGTAAAGGTCTTGCCGATACAGCACTGAAAACAGCTGACTCAGGTTACTTGACTCGTCGACTTGTTGATGTTGCACAAGACGTAATCATTCGTGAAGACGATTGTGGAACAGATCGAGGTTTGACTGTTTCAGCATTAGAAGAAGGTTCGGAAGTAATCGAACCGCTAATCGATCGTTTGATTGGAAGAACTTCTTTTGAAAATGTGAAGCATCCAGAAACTGGAGAAGTGATAGTTGAAAAGAACGAACTCATTTCTGAAGATCAAGCGAAAACAATTGTTGAGTCTGGTATACAAGAAGTGATTATTCGCTCTGCGTTTACTTGTAATACGAAGCACGGCGTGTGTCAAAAATGTTATGGCCGTAACTTAGCAACTGGTTCTGATGTAGAGGTTGGAGAAGCAGTAGGGATTATCGCTGCACAATCTATCGGTGAGCCAGGAACGCAGCTTACAATGCGTACATTCCACACAGGTGGGGTTGCTGGAGATGACATCACACAAGGTTTACCTCGTATCCAAGAGTTATTTGAAGCGCGAAATCCGAAAGGGCAAGCGGTAATAACTGAAATAGATGGTACCGTACTTGAATTTAAAGAAGTAAAAGATAAACAAGAAATAGTTGTTCAAGGTGAAGTAGAACAACGTAGTTACGCAGTACCTTATAATGCAAGAATGAAAGTATCCATCGGAGACACTGTAGAAGCTGGTCAAGAGTTAACAGAAGGGTCCGTAGATCCGAAAGAACTCTTACAAATTAAAGGTGTTGAAGGGGTACAGGATTACTTGCTTAAAGAAGTACAACGAGTATATCGTATGCAAGGGGTAGAAATTGGCGATAAACACGTTGAAGTAATGGTTCGCCAAATGTTGCGTAAGATTCGCGTCGTATCTTCCGGAGATACTGAAGTATTACCTGGATCCTTACTTGAATTACATCAATTCAAAGAAGCGAACCATAAAGTGTTAATGGAAGAAGGAGAACCAGCAACTGGACGTCCAGTTCTACTTGGTATTACAAAAGCATCATTAGAAACTGACTCCTTCTTATCTGCTGCATCATTCCAAGAAACAACACGTGTTCTTACAGATGCTGCAATAAAAGGAAAACGTGATGAGCTACTAGGTCTGAAAGAGAACGTTATTATTGGTAAGCTTGTGCCAGCCGGTACCGGAATGCCTCAATATCGCAATCTCGAATCAGGATTAGATATGCCAGAATCTGCTGAAGAATCTTCAGAAGAAGAAACACAAACAGTTTAG
- the tuf gene encoding elongation factor Tu: MAKEKFDRSKSHVNVGTLGHVDHGKTTLTAAITTVLAKHGGGEARAYDQIDGAPEERERGITISTAHVEYETETRHYAHVDCPGHADYVKNMITGAAQMDGAILVVSAADGPMPQTREHILLSRNVGVPAFVVFLNKTDMVDDEELLELVEMEVRDLLTEYDFPGDDLPVIKGSALKALEGVAEYEERILELMAAVDEYIPTPERDKEKPFMMPVEDVFSITGRGTVATGRVERGEVKVGDEVEIIGLAEDASKTTVTGVEMFRKLLDYAEAGDNIGALLRGVSREDINRGQVLAKPGSITPHTNFKAEVYVLSKEEGGRHTPFFSNYRPQFYFRTTDVTGVIELPEGTEMVMPGDNIEMTVELISPIAIEDGTRFSIREGGRTVGSGVVSSIQK, from the coding sequence ATGGCTAAAGAAAAATTCGATCGCTCCAAAAGTCACGTTAACGTTGGTACTTTAGGACACGTTGACCATGGTAAAACTACATTAACAGCTGCTATCACTACTGTACTTGCAAAACACGGCGGTGGAGAAGCACGTGCGTATGACCAAATTGATGGTGCGCCTGAAGAAAGAGAACGTGGTATCACAATCTCAACTGCACACGTAGAGTATGAAACTGAAACTCGTCACTATGCACACGTTGACTGCCCAGGTCACGCTGACTATGTTAAAAACATGATCACTGGTGCTGCACAAATGGACGGAGCTATCCTTGTAGTATCTGCTGCTGATGGCCCAATGCCACAAACTCGTGAGCACATCCTTCTATCTCGTAACGTTGGGGTACCTGCTTTCGTAGTATTCCTTAACAAAACAGATATGGTTGACGATGAAGAGCTACTTGAATTAGTAGAAATGGAAGTTCGTGACCTATTAACTGAGTACGATTTCCCTGGTGACGATCTACCAGTAATCAAAGGTTCTGCACTTAAAGCTCTAGAAGGCGTTGCAGAATACGAAGAAAGAATTCTTGAGTTAATGGCTGCAGTTGATGAGTATATCCCAACTCCAGAACGTGACAAAGAAAAACCATTCATGATGCCAGTTGAGGATGTATTCTCAATCACTGGTCGTGGAACAGTTGCAACTGGACGTGTTGAGCGTGGAGAAGTTAAAGTTGGAGATGAAGTTGAAATCATCGGTCTTGCTGAAGATGCAAGCAAAACAACTGTAACTGGTGTTGAAATGTTCCGTAAGCTTCTAGATTATGCTGAAGCTGGAGATAACATTGGTGCACTTCTTCGTGGGGTTTCTCGTGAAGACATCAACCGTGGTCAAGTATTAGCTAAACCAGGTTCAATCACTCCACATACTAACTTCAAAGCTGAAGTTTATGTATTATCAAAAGAAGAAGGTGGACGTCATACTCCATTCTTCTCTAACTACCGTCCACAGTTCTACTTCCGTACTACGGACGTAACTGGTGTTATTGAATTACCAGAAGGAACTGAAATGGTAATGCCTGGTGATAACATTGAAATGACAGTAGAACTTATTTCTCCAATCGCGATTGAAGACGGAACTCGTTTTTCAATCCGTGAAGGTGGACGTACTGTAGGTTCTGGCGTTGTTTCTTCTATCCAAAAATAA
- the rplD gene encoding 50S ribosomal protein L4 — protein MPKVALLKQDGSNVGDIELNDSVFGIEPNTHVLHEAVVMQRASLRQGTHAVKNRSEVRGGGRKPWRQKGTGRARQGSTRSPQWVGGGTVFGPTPRSYSYKLPKKVRRLALRSALSSKVNEESLLVLENISIDAPKTKEIVNILKGLQVDAKALIVLSEKDETVIRSANNLQNVTVLTVEELNILDLLMHDKLIITKDAAEKAGEVLA, from the coding sequence ATGCCTAAAGTAGCACTTTTAAAACAAGACGGAAGCAATGTAGGAGACATCGAGTTAAACGATTCAGTATTCGGTATTGAACCAAACACTCATGTACTACATGAAGCAGTAGTTATGCAACGCGCATCATTACGTCAAGGTACTCACGCTGTTAAAAACCGCTCTGAAGTACGCGGTGGCGGACGTAAACCATGGCGTCAAAAAGGAACTGGTCGTGCACGTCAAGGTTCAACTCGCTCACCACAATGGGTAGGCGGAGGAACTGTGTTTGGACCAACTCCACGTAGCTATAGCTACAAACTACCAAAGAAAGTACGTCGTTTAGCATTAAGATCTGCTTTATCTTCTAAAGTAAATGAAGAAAGTTTACTTGTTTTAGAGAACATCTCTATTGATGCTCCAAAAACAAAAGAAATCGTAAATATCTTGAAAGGTCTTCAAGTAGACGCGAAAGCACTTATCGTTCTTTCTGAGAAAGACGAAACTGTAATTCGCTCTGCTAACAACCTACAAAATGTTACAGTATTAACTGTTGAAGAACTAAACATTCTTGACTTGCTTATGCATGACAAGCTGATCATCACAAAAGATGCAGCTGAAAAAGCAGGGGAGGTGCTCGCATAA